One genomic region from Pseudanabaena sp. FACHB-2040 encodes:
- a CDS encoding cytochrome c biogenesis protein → MTSGSSGISGAGILSWVKRYFKQDLLPLLADLRLAIALLLVIALFSISGTVIEQGQSLDFYRSNYPEDPALFGFLSWKVLLTAGLDHVYRTWWFLALLILFGASLTACTFTRQFPALGAARKWSYYTSPRQFQKLALSAEVASQPLEAVVSFLKTKKYLVFQEGNTVYARKGIAGRIGPIIVHASMLIILMGAIWGAMTGFFAQEMVPSGQTFQVRNIFDAGPWAAAQIPKDWSVRVNRFWIDYTPEGSIDQFYSDLSVLDAAGNEVKQKTIHVNEPLQYQGVTLYQADWSVAAARVKLNNSPVLEIPMTPLEPEGGGRFWGAWLPTKPDLSEGVTLLARDLQGTLLVYGNDGSLISTVRTGFATDVNGVTVSLVDIVGSTGLQIKADPGIPMVYTGFGLLMISVMMSYVSHSQVWALEHEGKLYVGGRTNRAQVAFEREMLGLLEQLEAASTDSSDSTLVPHEAVVFGP, encoded by the coding sequence ATGACTTCGGGTTCTTCGGGCATTTCTGGAGCGGGCATTTTGAGCTGGGTCAAGCGGTACTTTAAGCAGGACTTGCTGCCCCTGTTGGCGGATTTAAGACTTGCGATCGCACTCCTCCTAGTCATCGCCCTGTTTAGCATCAGCGGCACCGTCATCGAGCAGGGCCAGTCCCTCGACTTTTACCGGAGCAACTACCCTGAAGACCCGGCGCTCTTTGGATTTCTAAGCTGGAAGGTGCTGCTCACGGCAGGGCTAGACCATGTTTACCGCACCTGGTGGTTTCTAGCGCTGCTGATCCTGTTTGGCGCTAGCCTCACTGCCTGCACCTTTACCCGCCAGTTTCCGGCCCTGGGAGCAGCCCGTAAGTGGAGCTACTACACCAGCCCGCGCCAGTTTCAAAAGCTGGCCCTGAGCGCAGAAGTGGCTAGCCAGCCCCTAGAAGCGGTCGTGTCTTTTTTGAAAACCAAAAAGTACCTGGTTTTTCAAGAGGGCAACACGGTCTACGCCCGCAAGGGCATCGCTGGCCGCATCGGCCCTATCATCGTCCACGCCAGCATGCTGATTATTTTGATGGGGGCAATCTGGGGAGCCATGACTGGCTTTTTTGCTCAGGAAATGGTGCCCAGCGGCCAGACCTTCCAGGTACGCAATATTTTCGATGCTGGTCCCTGGGCTGCTGCTCAAATTCCCAAAGACTGGTCGGTGCGGGTCAACCGCTTCTGGATCGACTATACCCCAGAGGGCAGCATCGACCAGTTCTACTCTGACCTGTCGGTTTTAGATGCAGCGGGAAATGAGGTCAAACAAAAAACGATTCACGTTAATGAACCCCTGCAGTACCAAGGGGTAACGCTGTACCAGGCCGACTGGTCAGTGGCAGCAGCACGGGTCAAGCTCAACAACAGCCCAGTTCTAGAAATTCCCATGACGCCCCTTGAGCCAGAAGGCGGCGGACGCTTCTGGGGAGCCTGGCTACCCACCAAACCAGACTTAAGTGAAGGGGTGACCCTCTTAGCCCGCGATCTGCAGGGCACGCTGCTGGTCTACGGCAACGACGGCTCCTTGATCTCCACCGTTCGCACCGGCTTTGCCACCGATGTCAACGGCGTTACTGTGTCTTTGGTAGACATTGTGGGCAGCACGGGCCTACAAATCAAGGCAGACCCCGGCATTCCTATGGTTTACACAGGCTTTGGCCTGCTGATGATCAGCGTGATGATGAGCTACGTGTCTCACTCCCAGGTTTGGGCGCTGGAGCATGAAGGCAAGCTCTATGTTGGGGGCCGCACCAACCGAGCACAGGTGGCTTTTGAGCGAGAAATGTTGGGCTTGCTAGAGCAGCTTGAAGCCGCCAGCACTGACAGTTCAGACTCGACGCTGGTGCCACACGAAGCCGTTGTTTTTGGCCCCTAG
- a CDS encoding FtsW/RodA/SpoVE family cell cycle protein produces MVLARLIPFIDRSTQDWTAEARWLRWLTFVWLSLGILILFSASYPASLAEQGHGLHYVLVQLLWVAIGLMGFNQIVHTPLDRLLKLSGTLVLVLLGLIGLTLIPALGITVNGATRWLALGPFLIQPSELIKPCLVLQGARLFGRWPQLTWATRLSWLGIFGAVLGSILIQPNLSTAAICGLTLWLVALASGIPYLYMLMTAAGGLSAAFLSVSINEYQRQRIVSFLNPWADPTGNGYQLIQSLLAIGSGGLTGQGFGLSQQKIHYLPIQYTDFIFAVYAEEFGFIGCVVLLIMLVTFATAALLVALRASQPLHRLVALGSMILLVGQSLLNIGVASGSLPTTGLPFPFLSYGGSSMLASLATAALLVRAAREIYDAEVLELPIRRPAWSPFSRGRS; encoded by the coding sequence TTGGTGCTTGCCCGCCTGATTCCGTTTATTGACCGCTCTACCCAAGACTGGACTGCCGAAGCTCGTTGGCTGCGCTGGCTAACCTTTGTCTGGCTAAGCCTGGGGATTCTGATTCTATTTTCAGCTTCTTACCCTGCCAGTTTGGCCGAACAGGGCCATGGCCTGCACTACGTGCTGGTTCAGCTCCTGTGGGTCGCGATTGGGCTAATGGGCTTTAATCAAATTGTCCATACCCCGCTAGATCGGCTGCTCAAGCTCTCAGGAACGCTTGTTCTAGTACTGCTGGGTCTGATTGGGTTAACGTTAATCCCGGCGTTGGGCATCACAGTCAATGGAGCGACCCGGTGGCTGGCCCTAGGGCCCTTTCTGATTCAGCCGTCGGAGCTGATCAAGCCTTGCTTGGTGCTGCAGGGGGCCAGGCTATTTGGCCGTTGGCCGCAGTTGACCTGGGCAACCCGGCTATCCTGGTTGGGCATTTTCGGTGCTGTTTTAGGCAGCATCCTGATTCAGCCCAACCTCAGTACTGCCGCTATTTGCGGACTAACGCTCTGGCTAGTGGCCCTAGCATCTGGGATTCCATACCTGTACATGCTGATGACAGCGGCAGGCGGATTAAGTGCTGCATTTTTAAGTGTCAGCATTAATGAGTATCAGCGGCAGCGCATTGTTTCGTTTCTCAATCCCTGGGCCGACCCCACGGGCAATGGCTATCAGCTAATTCAAAGCCTACTGGCAATTGGCTCAGGTGGGTTGACAGGGCAAGGGTTTGGCCTGTCTCAGCAAAAGATCCACTACTTGCCAATTCAATACACCGACTTCATTTTTGCGGTGTACGCAGAAGAATTTGGTTTTATTGGGTGCGTGGTGCTTTTGATTATGCTGGTCACCTTTGCCACCGCAGCTCTGCTGGTAGCGCTGCGGGCTAGTCAGCCCCTGCATCGGCTGGTTGCCTTGGGCAGCATGATTTTGTTGGTGGGGCAGTCTCTGCTCAATATTGGGGTGGCTTCAGGATCGCTGCCTACGACAGGTCTGCCCTTTCCCTTCTTAAGCTACGGGGGCAGCTCTATGTTGGCCAGTCTGGCGACTGCTGCCCTGCTGGTTCGCGCAGCCCGAGAAATTTACGACGCAGAAGTTTTGGAGCTGCCGATTCGCCGCCCAGCCTGGTCCCCATTCTCTAGAGGCCGGTCCTAA
- the apcA gene encoding allophycocyanin subunit alpha, whose translation MSIVTKSIVNADAEARYLGPGELDRIKTFVTSGERRLRVAQVLTDSRERIVKEAGNQLFQRRPDVVSPGGNAYGEEMTATCLRDLDYYLRLVTYGIVAGDVTPIEEIGLVGVREMYNSLGTPIPAVAEGVRAMKAVAASLLSSEDASEAASYFDYVAGGLQ comes from the coding sequence ATGAGTATTGTCACGAAGTCAATCGTGAATGCAGATGCTGAGGCCCGCTACCTCGGCCCTGGCGAACTAGATCGGATCAAGACTTTCGTCACCTCTGGTGAGCGTCGTCTGCGCGTTGCTCAGGTTCTGACCGACTCCCGCGAGCGCATCGTCAAAGAAGCTGGTAACCAGCTGTTCCAGCGTCGTCCTGACGTCGTTTCCCCCGGTGGCAATGCCTACGGTGAAGAAATGACCGCTACCTGCCTGCGGGACCTCGACTACTACCTGCGCCTCGTCACCTACGGAATCGTAGCGGGCGATGTCACTCCCATCGAAGAAATTGGTCTGGTGGGCGTTCGTGAAATGTACAACTCCCTGGGCACCCCCATCCCTGCAGTGGCTGAAGGTGTGCGTGCAATGAAAGCAGTTGCAGCTTCCTTGCTGTCCAGCGAAGATGCCTCTGAGGCTGCTTCTTACTTCGATTACGTGGCAGGCGGCCTGCAGTAA
- the apcB gene encoding allophycocyanin subunit beta, translating into MQDAITSVINSSDVQGKYLDSTAIDKLKAYFKTGELRVRAATTISSNAAEIVKEAVAKSLLYSDITRPGGNMYTTRRYAACIRDLDYYLRYATYAMLAGDPSILDERVLNGLKETYNSLGVPIGATVNAIQAMKEVTASLVGADAGKEMGVYFDYISSGLS; encoded by the coding sequence ATGCAAGACGCAATTACCTCCGTTATCAATTCCTCCGACGTTCAGGGCAAGTACCTGGACAGCACAGCTATTGATAAGCTGAAAGCCTACTTCAAGACTGGTGAGCTGCGCGTTCGTGCCGCTACTACCATCAGCTCCAATGCTGCTGAAATCGTGAAGGAAGCTGTGGCTAAGTCCCTGCTGTACTCGGACATCACCCGTCCCGGCGGCAACATGTACACCACCCGTCGCTATGCTGCCTGCATTCGCGACCTGGACTACTACCTCCGCTATGCCACCTACGCCATGCTGGCTGGAGACCCCTCCATCCTGGATGAGCGCGTGCTGAACGGCCTCAAGGAAACCTACAACTCCCTGGGTGTGCCCATCGGTGCTACCGTCAACGCCATCCAAGCCATGAAAGAAGTCACCGCTAGCCTAGTGGGCGCTGACGCTGGTAAGGAAATGGGTGTTTACTTCGACTACATCAGCTCCGGCTTGAGCTAG
- a CDS encoding cytochrome c biogenesis protein CcdA: protein MLETLQVYLYHVSQWANQLVNAQLSHLSWVSLTVVGLAGLLTSLSPCLLSMLPIMVGYMGGYESESRSESALRAVGFALGLATTLAILGLFAGLFGYVYGQVAMGLPIVVSLIAILMGLNLLGALPLSLPTVSGPTLVDLNLPPGLKAYLLGLTFGIVASPCSTPVLATLLAWISTTGDPVLGGALLLAYAVGYVLPLVLAGTFTAFVKRLLELRQWSGWITPASGVLLVGFGVFSLLLRFLPSAALV from the coding sequence ATGCTGGAGACGCTTCAGGTTTACCTTTATCACGTCAGCCAATGGGCTAACCAGCTGGTCAATGCCCAGTTGAGCCACCTGTCTTGGGTTAGCCTGACGGTAGTAGGGTTGGCCGGCCTGCTGACCAGCCTTTCCCCCTGTTTGCTGTCTATGTTGCCGATCATGGTGGGCTACATGGGGGGCTATGAAAGCGAGAGCCGAAGCGAATCAGCGCTGAGGGCAGTGGGGTTTGCGCTAGGGCTGGCAACCACGCTGGCTATTTTGGGATTATTTGCCGGACTGTTTGGCTATGTGTACGGCCAGGTTGCGATGGGCCTACCAATCGTGGTCAGTCTGATCGCTATTTTGATGGGGCTTAACCTGCTAGGGGCTTTGCCCTTGTCGCTCCCTACGGTGAGCGGGCCTACCTTAGTCGATTTGAACTTGCCCCCAGGCTTAAAAGCTTATTTGCTGGGTCTGACCTTTGGTATTGTGGCCTCTCCCTGCAGCACTCCAGTGCTGGCTACACTACTGGCCTGGATTTCGACGACGGGAGATCCGGTCTTGGGCGGGGCGTTGCTATTAGCGTATGCCGTGGGGTATGTGCTGCCGCTGGTGCTGGCTGGTACCTTTACAGCGTTTGTGAAGCGGCTCTTAGAGCTGAGACAGTGGTCAGGCTGGATCACGCCCGCTAGCGGAGTGCTGCTGGTGGGATTTGGGGTCTTTTCTCTACTGCTCAGGTTTTTACCGTCAGCGGCTTTGGTTTAG
- a CDS encoding phycobilisome linker polypeptide — MRMFKVTACVPSQTRIRTQRELQNTYFTKLVPYENWFREQQRIQKMGGKIVKVELATGRAGANTGLL; from the coding sequence ATGCGTATGTTCAAAGTCACCGCCTGTGTCCCCAGCCAAACTCGGATTCGGACCCAGCGGGAATTGCAAAATACCTATTTCACAAAGCTCGTTCCCTACGAAAACTGGTTTCGGGAGCAGCAGCGAATTCAGAAGATGGGCGGCAAAATCGTTAAGGTTGAGCTCGCCACCGGTCGTGCAGGTGCCAACACCGGCCTGCTCTAA
- a CDS encoding ABC transporter ATP-binding protein: MKKRKPPKPSNYWILAPYVRSQWPTILQALLCTLVFVAYWPILAYLAGRTLELLSQGNVEGVAQLMVITLVGFFIQKLGQYGQDSLMAKVALQAAFKVRREVYTHVHKLSLSYFERAQTGDLAYRLTEDIDRIGEVVLKLFHDFIPSALQLIVVLGYMIYLNWQLTATALVLVPILAILAGWFGDKMLSFSRNSQNLVSDLSSLVTEVFSGIRLVRAFAAEEYAIEQFTAEAEKNRQARYKAAWLQSVQYPVVGFLYAFVVLCILLVGTWQISQGNLTGASFGSYIAAALMLIDPVTHFINNYGEFKQGEASVDRVAELLQIEPAVRELPQAQELPKVTGKVEYRQVTFGYDASELVLQDLSLLAQPGEKIALVGSSGAGKTTLVNLLPRFYDPQAGQILIDGIDIGSITLRSLRRQIGIVPQETILFSGSIAQNIAFGQKDFDIEAVQKAAEIANAHGFISQFSQGYYTWVGERGVNLSGGQRQRIAIARAVLLNPRILILDEATSALDAESEALVQEALERLMRDRTVFIIAHRLATVRRADRILVVERGQIIESGTHDELLLQKSRYAQFYAQQFQERSVI, translated from the coding sequence TTGAAGAAGCGTAAGCCCCCAAAGCCTTCCAACTACTGGATTTTGGCTCCCTATGTGCGTAGTCAGTGGCCCACTATTTTGCAGGCGCTGCTGTGCACTCTGGTGTTTGTAGCGTACTGGCCTATTTTGGCTTACCTGGCGGGGCGCACGCTAGAGCTTTTGAGCCAGGGAAATGTGGAAGGGGTGGCGCAGCTAATGGTGATCACCCTAGTGGGCTTCTTCATCCAGAAGCTAGGGCAGTATGGGCAAGACTCGCTGATGGCAAAAGTCGCTCTGCAGGCTGCCTTTAAAGTTCGCAGAGAAGTCTATACCCACGTTCACAAGCTCAGCCTATCTTATTTTGAACGGGCCCAGACGGGGGACTTGGCCTACCGGCTGACAGAGGACATTGACCGGATTGGGGAAGTGGTGCTTAAGCTGTTTCACGACTTCATTCCCTCAGCGCTGCAGCTAATTGTCGTGCTGGGCTACATGATCTACCTCAACTGGCAGCTCACGGCAACGGCGTTGGTGCTGGTGCCGATTCTGGCGATTTTGGCAGGCTGGTTTGGCGACAAGATGTTGAGCTTTTCCCGCAACAGCCAGAACCTAGTCTCTGATCTGTCTTCGCTGGTGACGGAGGTCTTTAGCGGCATTCGCCTGGTGCGAGCCTTTGCAGCCGAAGAGTATGCGATTGAGCAGTTTACCGCCGAGGCTGAGAAGAACCGGCAGGCCCGGTACAAGGCGGCCTGGCTACAGTCGGTTCAGTATCCGGTGGTGGGTTTTCTTTATGCTTTTGTGGTGCTGTGTATTCTGCTGGTGGGCACCTGGCAAATTTCGCAGGGTAACCTGACGGGGGCTTCCTTTGGCAGCTATATTGCCGCCGCTTTAATGCTGATTGATCCGGTGACCCACTTCATCAACAACTACGGGGAATTTAAGCAGGGCGAGGCCTCGGTGGATCGGGTGGCTGAACTGCTGCAGATTGAGCCAGCGGTGCGGGAACTGCCTCAGGCCCAGGAACTACCCAAGGTGACGGGCAAGGTGGAGTACCGCCAGGTCACCTTTGGCTATGACGCTAGTGAACTGGTGCTGCAAGACTTGAGCCTGCTAGCTCAGCCTGGGGAAAAGATTGCTCTGGTGGGATCTTCGGGGGCGGGCAAGACGACTTTGGTCAACTTGCTGCCTCGTTTTTATGATCCGCAAGCGGGTCAGATTTTGATTGACGGCATCGATATTGGCAGCATTACCCTGCGCAGCCTGCGCCGTCAGATTGGCATTGTGCCACAGGAAACAATCTTGTTTTCAGGCAGTATTGCTCAAAATATTGCCTTTGGGCAAAAAGACTTTGATATTGAGGCGGTGCAGAAGGCGGCTGAAATTGCCAATGCTCACGGCTTTATTAGTCAGTTTTCCCAGGGCTACTACACCTGGGTGGGAGAGCGGGGCGTTAACCTGTCGGGAGGGCAGCGGCAGCGAATTGCGATCGCACGCGCCGTCTTGCTCAACCCCCGCATTCTCATTTTGGATGAAGCCACTTCAGCCCTTGATGCCGAATCGGAAGCGCTGGTGCAGGAAGCCCTGGAACGGCTAATGCGCGATCGCACCGTCTTTATCATTGCCCATCGGCTGGCTACAGTGCGACGGGCCGACCGCATCTTGGTGGTAGAACGGGGCCAGATTATCGAATCGGGTACCCACGACGAACTGCTGCTGCAAAAGAGCCGCTATGCCCAGTTCTATGCCCAACAGTTTCAGGAAAGGTCCGTGATTTAG